The proteins below are encoded in one region of Sphingopyxis sp. YR583:
- a CDS encoding threonine ammonia-lyase produces MTQQSPDPLLDPKRAPTLAGVERAAAKVAALLPQTPLLPLEVDGRTVWCKAECLQPVGAFKIRGAWHRLSDLTPEQAAAGVVGVSSGNHAQGVAWAAKRLGIKATIVMPSNAPAMKLAATRQLGAEVILYDRVTESRDAVAAKLLEERGGTLVHAYGDPWIIEGQGSAGTEAKAQMIARGIGKPDKVVACCGGGGLSAGLALALPDAEVIAVEPEGWDDVTRSLAAGEILSVEDMAYPTECDALQTPETWPINFAVLQARGVKGVAVTRSEVRHAMRTVFEKLHLVVEPGGAAALAAVLAGKVALTGATLVTLSGGNVDPLKFAEIITE; encoded by the coding sequence ATGACACAGCAAAGCCCCGATCCCTTGCTCGACCCGAAACGCGCGCCGACGCTTGCCGGTGTCGAACGCGCCGCGGCGAAAGTCGCTGCATTGCTGCCGCAAACCCCGCTGCTCCCTCTCGAGGTCGATGGCAGGACCGTCTGGTGTAAGGCCGAATGCCTGCAGCCCGTCGGCGCGTTCAAGATCCGCGGTGCCTGGCATCGGTTGAGCGATCTGACGCCCGAGCAGGCGGCGGCGGGTGTCGTTGGTGTGTCGAGCGGCAATCACGCGCAAGGCGTTGCCTGGGCGGCGAAGCGGCTGGGGATCAAGGCGACGATCGTGATGCCGAGCAATGCGCCGGCGATGAAGCTCGCCGCGACGCGTCAATTGGGCGCGGAAGTCATACTCTATGACCGCGTCACCGAATCGCGCGACGCGGTCGCGGCGAAACTGCTTGAAGAGCGCGGCGGGACGCTCGTCCATGCCTATGGCGACCCGTGGATCATCGAGGGACAGGGCAGCGCCGGAACCGAGGCCAAGGCGCAAATGATCGCGCGCGGAATCGGCAAACCCGACAAGGTCGTCGCCTGCTGCGGTGGCGGCGGTCTGTCGGCCGGTCTCGCGCTGGCGCTGCCCGATGCGGAAGTTATCGCGGTCGAGCCCGAGGGATGGGACGATGTGACGCGCAGCCTTGCTGCCGGAGAAATCCTGTCGGTCGAGGATATGGCCTATCCGACCGAGTGCGACGCGCTGCAGACGCCTGAAACCTGGCCGATCAACTTTGCAGTCCTGCAAGCGCGCGGCGTGAAAGGCGTCGCCGTGACGCGGAGCGAAGTGCGCCACGCGATGCGCACGGTGTTCGAGAAGCTGCACCTTGTTGTCGAGCCCGGCGGCGCGGCGGCGCTGGCGGCGGTGCTCGCGGGCAAGGTCGCGCTGACCGGCGCGACGCTCGTCACGCTGTCGGGCGGAAATGTCGATCCGTTGAAATTTGCGGAAATCATCACCGAATAG
- a CDS encoding class I SAM-dependent methyltransferase: protein MDGVYRGQRHIYDLTRKYYLLGRDRLIDELTPPVGGHVLEIGCGTGRNLIAAARCWPGVKFHGIDISEEMLKTARAAIAHAGLTRRVSVAQADATRFDPNTLFHVPSFERIFQSYTLSMIPDWQGAIGEAMRHLSTQGSLHIVDFGQQEKMPGWFRSALFAWLARFHVEPRALLIEAARETANDVGARLAVTRLYRGYAWALRLDMRPRQSCQAASDLLPSWEGAR, encoded by the coding sequence ATGGACGGCGTCTATCGCGGCCAGCGGCATATCTATGATCTGACGCGCAAATATTATCTGCTGGGGCGCGACCGGCTGATCGACGAACTGACGCCGCCGGTCGGCGGGCATGTGCTGGAAATCGGTTGCGGGACCGGGCGCAATCTGATCGCCGCGGCGCGCTGCTGGCCCGGTGTAAAATTCCATGGCATCGATATTTCGGAAGAGATGCTGAAAACCGCGCGCGCCGCGATCGCTCACGCAGGCCTGACTCGAAGGGTGAGCGTTGCACAGGCCGACGCAACGCGCTTCGATCCCAACACCCTGTTCCATGTCCCCAGTTTCGAGCGTATTTTTCAAAGCTATACCCTGTCGATGATCCCCGACTGGCAGGGCGCGATCGGAGAGGCGATGCGCCACCTCTCGACTCAAGGCTCGCTGCACATCGTCGATTTCGGCCAGCAGGAAAAAATGCCCGGCTGGTTTCGCAGCGCCTTGTTCGCCTGGCTGGCGCGTTTTCATGTCGAACCGCGCGCACTGCTGATCGAAGCGGCACGCGAAACGGCCAACGACGTGGGAGCGCGCCTCGCGGTGACCCGGCTTTATCGCGGCTATGCCTGGGCGCTGCGGCTCGACATGCGTCCGCGCCAGTCTTGCCAAGCTGCGTCAGACCTGCTCCCCTCTTGGGAGGGGGCACGATGA
- a CDS encoding nitroreductase family protein yields MSILPGYDDVVVGRRSIRGFLDKPVPKELIAEILEVAMRAPSSFNNQCWNFSVVTGDALAAIRQGNTDGILAGKPDSREFRRFDGIADDHRARQIEIAKQLFGAMGIAREDKDARQDWVLRGFRQFDAPVSIVVTYDRVLLGSDIAPFDCGAVTNALVNAAWSRGLGCVINSQGIMQSPVVREHAHIPDDQVIMICVALGWPDADFPANAVVSNRKSVDEAVRFVGFDD; encoded by the coding sequence GTGAGCATCCTGCCCGGCTATGACGATGTCGTCGTCGGACGCCGCTCGATCCGCGGCTTCCTCGACAAGCCCGTTCCGAAAGAGTTGATCGCCGAGATCCTCGAGGTTGCAATGCGCGCGCCCTCCTCTTTCAACAATCAGTGCTGGAATTTCTCGGTCGTCACGGGCGATGCGCTCGCCGCGATCCGACAGGGCAATACCGACGGGATTCTTGCGGGCAAACCCGACAGCCGCGAGTTTCGCCGTTTCGACGGCATCGCCGACGATCACCGTGCCCGCCAGATCGAAATCGCCAAACAGCTCTTCGGCGCGATGGGCATCGCGCGTGAGGACAAGGACGCACGGCAGGACTGGGTGCTCCGCGGCTTCCGCCAGTTCGACGCGCCGGTCAGCATCGTCGTCACCTATGACCGCGTATTGCTCGGCAGCGACATCGCCCCCTTCGATTGCGGCGCCGTCACCAACGCGCTGGTCAACGCCGCCTGGTCGCGCGGGCTGGGCTGCGTGATCAACAGCCAGGGCATCATGCAGTCGCCGGTGGTTCGCGAACATGCGCATATCCCCGACGATCAGGTTATCATGATCTGCGTCGCGCTGGGCTGGCCCGATGCCGACTTCCCGGCGAATGCGGTGGTATCGAACCGCAAGAGCGTCGACGAGGCGGTCCGCTTCGTCGGTTTCGACGACTAG
- the hemA gene encoding 5-aminolevulinate synthase, translating to MNYNDIFARAIDRLHEEGRYRVFIDILRNKGAFPNARCFAGHNGPKPITVWCSNDYLAMGQHPKVIAAMEEALHDVGAGSGGTRNIGGNTHYHLDLEHELADLHGKDGALLFTSGYISNEATLGTLGKLLPNCIIYSDELNHASMIAGIRNSGCEKRVWRHNDLAHLEELLAADDPDAAKLIAFESVYSMDGDVAPIHAICDLAEKYNALTYCDEVHAVGMYGPRGGGITDRDEAASRVTIIEGTLGKAFGVMGGYIAADKNIIDVIRSYAPGFIFTTSLSPVLVAGVLASVRHLKESSVERDAQQAAAAYLKASFRDAGLPVMDSTTHIVPLMVGDPVRAKKISDILLAEYGVYVQPINFPTVPRGTERLRFTPGPAHDEAMMRELTEALVEIWDRLELRKAA from the coding sequence GTGAACTATAACGATATTTTCGCACGAGCGATCGACCGGCTGCACGAAGAAGGACGCTACCGCGTCTTCATCGACATATTGCGCAACAAGGGCGCTTTTCCCAACGCGCGATGCTTCGCCGGCCACAACGGCCCGAAGCCGATTACCGTCTGGTGCTCGAACGATTATCTCGCCATGGGTCAGCATCCCAAGGTCATCGCCGCGATGGAAGAGGCACTGCACGACGTCGGCGCCGGTTCGGGCGGCACGCGCAACATCGGCGGCAACACCCATTATCATCTCGACCTCGAGCATGAACTTGCCGACCTGCACGGCAAGGACGGCGCACTGCTGTTCACGTCGGGCTATATCTCGAACGAGGCGACGCTCGGCACGCTCGGCAAATTGCTCCCCAACTGCATCATCTATTCGGACGAGCTCAACCACGCCTCGATGATCGCGGGCATCCGCAATTCGGGCTGCGAAAAGCGCGTGTGGCGTCACAACGACCTCGCGCATCTCGAGGAACTGCTCGCCGCCGACGATCCGGACGCCGCGAAGCTGATCGCCTTCGAGAGCGTCTATTCGATGGACGGCGACGTCGCCCCGATCCACGCGATCTGCGACCTCGCCGAAAAATATAACGCGCTGACATACTGCGACGAAGTCCACGCCGTCGGCATGTACGGTCCGCGCGGCGGCGGCATCACTGACCGCGACGAGGCGGCGAGCCGCGTGACGATCATCGAAGGCACGCTTGGCAAGGCGTTCGGCGTGATGGGCGGCTATATCGCCGCCGACAAGAATATCATCGACGTGATCCGCTCCTACGCGCCGGGCTTCATCTTCACGACCAGCCTGTCGCCGGTGCTCGTCGCGGGCGTGCTCGCGAGCGTGCGCCACCTGAAAGAGTCGAGCGTCGAGCGCGACGCGCAGCAGGCGGCCGCCGCCTATCTTAAGGCGAGCTTCCGCGACGCGGGGCTGCCGGTGATGGACTCGACGACGCATATCGTCCCGCTGATGGTCGGCGATCCGGTGCGCGCGAAGAAGATCAGCGACATTCTCCTCGCCGAATATGGCGTCTATGTGCAGCCGATCAATTTCCCGACCGTGCCGCGCGGCACCGAACGCCTGCGCTTCACCCCAGGCCCGGCGCACGACGAGGCGATGATGCGCGAGCTCACCGAAGCGCTCGTCGAAATCTGGGACAGACTCGAACTGCGCAAGGCGGCGTGA
- a CDS encoding GNAT family N-acetyltransferase, whose product MSDKILPAGSGELASVEETLAEAFQTDPALSWILPDPDHRARALRSLFRVLVPADARAGVVLRSSGDEAAALWRVPGRAHNDMLEFLRTVIPLVATFGAALPRGLKVQGSIDAHRPKGRFWYLHYVGVRPEHQGKGHGGRIIRAQVAIADAEGLPCWLETATAENVPLYQRLGFITQAEWSVPNGGPHFWGMMRPVA is encoded by the coding sequence ATGAGCGATAAAATCTTGCCGGCGGGATCAGGCGAACTGGCTTCGGTTGAGGAAACGCTGGCTGAGGCATTCCAGACGGATCCGGCTTTATCGTGGATATTGCCCGACCCAGATCATCGCGCTCGCGCATTGCGCAGCCTGTTTCGCGTGCTCGTCCCCGCCGATGCCCGTGCCGGCGTCGTACTGCGTTCGTCGGGCGACGAGGCGGCGGCACTCTGGCGCGTTCCGGGGCGGGCGCATAATGATATGCTGGAATTCCTGCGCACCGTCATCCCGCTCGTCGCCACCTTCGGCGCCGCTTTGCCGCGCGGATTGAAGGTACAGGGCAGTATCGATGCGCATCGCCCCAAGGGACGTTTCTGGTATCTCCATTATGTCGGCGTCCGCCCCGAACATCAGGGTAAGGGCCACGGCGGGCGGATCATCCGCGCGCAGGTGGCGATTGCCGACGCCGAGGGACTTCCTTGCTGGCTGGAAACGGCAACGGCGGAGAATGTGCCGCTCTATCAGCGGCTCGGTTTCATTACGCAGGCGGAATGGTCGGTCCCCAACGGGGGGCCGCATTTCTGGGGGATGATGCGGCCTGTTGCCTAG
- a CDS encoding DUF3419 family protein gives MASLPNRKIAAAVVREDGEQKQRLLDRAFAFAFKGLVYAQIWEDPVIDMEALAIEPGNRIATIASGGCNVFSYLTADPSEIVAVDLNTAHVALNNLKRVAIQRLPDHASLHRFFADADSSGNIADYRAFLRPHLDEVTRRYWEGRDLVGRRRINGFAHGLYKRGLLGNFIGLAHLVARMHRVDPRQFLEARTVEEQRAIFDEKFAPFFDRKFIRWVTDQRSSLFGLGIPPAQYDALAGGKPMAEVLRGRLEKLACDFPLDDNYFAWQAFGRGYGKGHAAALPPYLQSGNYEAVRAHAGRVTILHANMTDMLAAADAASFDRYIFLDAQDWMSDVQLTALWSEVTRTARPGARVLFRTAAEPTLLPGRLPDDLLQRWDYRAAESLGFTRRDRSAIYGGVHLYILKD, from the coding sequence ATGGCTAGCCTACCCAATCGCAAGATCGCCGCCGCCGTTGTTCGCGAGGATGGCGAGCAGAAGCAACGCCTGCTCGACCGCGCGTTCGCGTTCGCCTTCAAGGGCCTCGTCTATGCGCAGATATGGGAAGACCCGGTCATAGATATGGAGGCGTTGGCGATCGAGCCAGGCAACCGGATCGCGACGATCGCGAGCGGCGGGTGCAATGTTTTTTCCTATCTCACCGCCGATCCATCGGAGATCGTCGCGGTCGACCTCAACACGGCGCATGTCGCGCTGAACAATCTCAAGCGCGTTGCGATTCAGCGGCTTCCCGACCACGCCAGCCTGCACCGCTTCTTCGCCGATGCCGACAGCAGCGGCAATATCGCCGACTATCGCGCCTTCCTCCGTCCCCACCTCGACGAGGTGACCCGCCGCTATTGGGAGGGCCGCGACCTTGTGGGACGCCGCCGGATCAATGGTTTTGCGCACGGGCTCTATAAACGCGGGCTGCTCGGCAATTTCATCGGGCTCGCACACCTCGTCGCGCGCATGCACCGCGTCGATCCTCGCCAGTTTCTCGAAGCCAGGACGGTCGAAGAACAGCGCGCGATCTTCGACGAGAAATTCGCGCCGTTTTTCGACCGCAAATTCATCCGCTGGGTGACGGACCAGCGTTCATCGCTGTTCGGGCTCGGCATCCCGCCCGCGCAATATGACGCGCTTGCCGGTGGCAAACCCATGGCAGAGGTGCTTCGGGGACGACTCGAAAAGCTTGCGTGCGACTTCCCGCTCGATGACAATTATTTCGCCTGGCAGGCCTTCGGGCGCGGTTATGGCAAGGGGCACGCGGCGGCGTTGCCGCCCTATCTTCAGTCCGGCAATTATGAAGCGGTTCGCGCACATGCCGGACGGGTGACGATACTCCATGCGAATATGACCGACATGCTCGCGGCCGCCGACGCTGCAAGTTTCGATCGCTATATCTTCCTCGACGCGCAGGACTGGATGAGCGATGTACAATTGACTGCGTTGTGGAGCGAGGTGACGCGTACCGCACGTCCCGGCGCCCGTGTCCTTTTCCGTACCGCCGCAGAACCGACGCTGCTCCCCGGGCGGCTTCCCGACGACTTGCTGCAGCGGTGGGATTATCGCGCCGCGGAATCGCTCGGATTTACGCGGCGCGACCGTTCAGCCATCTATGGTGGGGTCCATCTCTATATACTGAAAGACTGA
- the murI gene encoding glutamate racemase: protein MNAPASDAPILFFDSGLGGLTVLGPTRALLPTAPIVYAADYAGLPYGKKSDEELAARVPALLGRLVERYQPRLAVIACNTASTIALGHVRAALDLPIVGTVPAIKPAAEMTRSGVIGVLGTEATVRQPYVDDLSAKFAAGKTVLRHGCPGLVTGAEAKLRGEAVDPTIIERAIAGLREQPEGEAMDVIVLACTHFPLLRDELQAAAGPGVRLIDGAAGIARRIAYLTEGQQWPDIATPGIAVFTRSDDRPPPPLAALAPYGIGAIETI, encoded by the coding sequence ATGAACGCCCCCGCTTCCGACGCACCCATTCTTTTTTTCGACAGCGGCCTCGGCGGCCTCACCGTTCTCGGCCCGACGCGCGCGTTGCTGCCGACCGCGCCGATCGTCTACGCCGCCGACTATGCCGGTTTGCCCTATGGCAAGAAGAGCGACGAAGAACTTGCGGCGCGCGTCCCCGCGCTGCTCGGCCGGCTCGTCGAGCGCTACCAGCCGCGCCTTGCAGTGATCGCATGCAACACTGCCTCGACGATCGCCCTCGGCCATGTGCGCGCCGCGCTAGACCTGCCGATCGTCGGTACGGTGCCGGCGATCAAGCCCGCCGCCGAAATGACGAGAAGTGGGGTGATCGGGGTATTGGGCACCGAGGCTACGGTCCGCCAGCCCTATGTCGACGACCTGAGCGCGAAGTTCGCGGCGGGCAAGACGGTCCTTCGTCATGGCTGTCCGGGCCTTGTGACCGGCGCCGAAGCGAAGCTGCGCGGAGAGGCCGTCGATCCCACAATTATCGAGCGCGCGATTGCGGGCCTGCGCGAGCAGCCGGAAGGCGAAGCGATGGATGTCATCGTCCTTGCCTGTACGCATTTTCCTTTGCTGCGGGACGAACTCCAGGCGGCCGCCGGACCCGGCGTCCGGCTGATCGACGGCGCCGCCGGCATCGCGCGCCGTATCGCCTATCTTACCGAAGGGCAGCAGTGGCCGGATATCGCGACGCCCGGCATCGCGGTCTTCACGCGCAGCGACGACCGTCCGCCACCGCCGCTCGCCGCGCTCGCCCCTTATGGCATCGGGGCGATCGAGACGATCTAG